The DNA window GAGCGCCATGCATGAGCCCGGCCACCCGGTGGGTGTGGCCGGGCAGTTGGATCATTTCATTTCACTTCGACAGCGCCAATATCGCAACGTCCATCTGGTGTACGAGGCTGGCGGCGCTGGTCCTGCAGTAAATTGCAATTCGGCTGGCCATTGTCGATCAGAGGGCTGTCCGCAAGCGGTAGATAGGTGGGTGTCAGGCCGCCATACATGCCGAGTGACGACAGTCTGGCATCCGGGCCGAGGTAGTTGTAGTGAAAGTCGTTGAAGTGGCTGGGGTCACCCAGTGGGTAAGCGGTGTGGGTCAACCAGACCTGGCCGCCGTGATTGTCGAGGGATTGCTGGTCAAGTGTCGGGTTGCCGGATACCTGCCCTCTCCGGTTGTTGGCAATGGTGCTGTAGCTGACACTGAGCTTGCCTGCCTGGCTGTTATAGATGCCCGCGCCAGTGTTGTATCCCTGGCTGCTATAGGACACGCCATTCTCGCCCACTGTGCTGTTGATCAAGGCGGCAATACCTTGGTTGGACAGTGCGCCACCGTGGCCAGATACACCGATCAGCCAATTTTCAGTGAAAGTGCTGTTCTGCACGACCAGCTGACCCTCATTCAACATGGCGCCACCGTCACCCGTTATGACATCGATGGTATTTTTCCAGATCAGGCTGTCCAGCAGTAGAACCGACCCGCTCGATGCATTGGCAATCGCCCCCCCTCCATTGTGGCGAGCGGTGTCATCGGCCTGGGCGGAGGAAGTGGGGCTGGGGCCAGGGTGAATCCGCAGATGATTGTCCTGCAAGGTGACCCGCTGCAGTGTCAGATGACCCGCATTCAGGATGCCCGCACCCGCGAGCGGGAAAGACGTGTCATCTGCCTGGCCGGATAGATATCCCTTTTCGATGGTCAAATTGTTGAGCGTGGCAACCCCTCTACGGGTGACTCGGATGACTCGATGTTGCTGCAGGCCACTTAATTTGATGCCCGCTTCACCACCATCTATTTTGACCAGTCGGTCAATGATCAATTCGCCACTGGTCAGGTCAATGGTTCGCTGGTGCGGTGGCAGATTAAAGAAGATTTGATCACCGAACGGATCGAGTGGTGCTGTCTCCAATATCGCCCTGAGGGTGCCTTCTCCAGTGTCATTTGCGCTGGTGACGATATACGTCCTGGCCTGCGCTTGGATGCAGCTTAGTGCGAGGGCGGCCAATAGACTGATCGAGGAAATTCTCCTGCTTGCCTGTTGATTTGTCATCATAATTCCTTTTTGAATGATTGTATTGACTGTTTATCATTATTTTTTAAATATAATTTCATCTTGATAATAATTGGTCAATTTATGGTGTTTATTTTATATATTTAAATG is part of the Chitinivorax tropicus genome and encodes:
- a CDS encoding choice-of-anchor Q domain-containing protein yields the protein MTNQQASRRISSISLLAALALSCIQAQARTYIVTSANDTGEGTLRAILETAPLDPFGDQIFFNLPPHQRTIDLTSGELIIDRLVKIDGGEAGIKLSGLQQHRVIRVTRRGVATLNNLTIEKGYLSGQADDTSFPLAGAGILNAGHLTLQRVTLQDNHLRIHPGPSPTSSAQADDTARHNGGGAIANASSGSVLLLDSLIWKNTIDVITGDGGAMLNEGQLVVQNSTFTENWLIGVSGHGGALSNQGIAALINSTVGENGVSYSSQGYNTGAGIYNSQAGKLSVSYSTIANNRRGQVSGNPTLDQQSLDNHGGQVWLTHTAYPLGDPSHFNDFHYNYLGPDARLSSLGMYGGLTPTYLPLADSPLIDNGQPNCNLLQDQRRQPRTPDGRCDIGAVEVK